The sequence below is a genomic window from Monodelphis domestica isolate mMonDom1 chromosome 2, mMonDom1.pri, whole genome shotgun sequence.
CTGTAAGGAGAGATCCTGGGGGGAGATTGGTTTCATAGCCACAATGGTCCCCCTTATGATCACACTAGAGCTGAGGTCAAGAGAATGGTAAGGAGGAACTGCCATGAATCCTTGGGATGTAAAATGTAGAAGGAACATCAAAGACCATCTAATTCAATCAGgccccattttacaagtggggaaaatgaggtccagagaaaggaggcaaatcagagagaggttgTGTCTGTCCCAGAATTGGGATTAGCACCAGGCTTCCTTAAATCTTGGTTTTTGAAGTAGTGGGAATCACCCTTGGGACTTTGATACTTGTGATTTATCAgggtccttccttttctctccctctcctcctcccacagGTAGTGGAATACTCTCTTTCCTACTCCGTCTAGCACTTGCTTCCAGCTCTGACTACATCGACATTTCAAAGCTGGTAGGTGGTTTCTTATTGGCAGAAAATTCTGACTAGCTGGTTAGTTCCTATCAATTGCGAATATCTATTGATTACAATTCTTATTGGCTGGTGAGATTTGATTGGTCAAAGAGTTTTTATTGGCTATAAGTTCTTTTTGGTTTATAAGTTCCTTATTGCCCATGAGTTTTTATTGGCTATTAAGATCTTATTATTTCATGTTGATGAGTATTGGCTCCGAGTTTTTATTGGATATTTAGTTCTTAAGAGCCACAAGTTCTCATAGGCTGATGAGGAATTCTTATTGGTTACAAATTCTTGCTGTTTACTGGGACTTCATTCTAAGAGGCTAATGAGTCTTTGTTGACATCAGGTTCTAAACTGGTTACTCAGAACTTAATAGTCACAAATTCTTATAGGTTGATAAGGAATTCTTTTTGGCCACAAGTTCTTACTGCCTCTTGACCTTAGACCAGAAGTTTCTATAAGCTATTTAGTCCTTATTGACTCCAAGTTCTTATTAATTAATGAAATCTTAGTAGCCACAAGTTCTTTTGGCGGATGAAATATCCTTAGTGGTCACATGTTCTTATTGGCTGCTAAATTCTCATAGGATCCTGAGCTCTGATTGGTTTCAAGGTCTTATTGGCTTTTGAGTTCTTATTGGCTGCTGAGTGTTTATTGGTCCCAAGTCATTACTTAGAAGAGATTCTGAGATACCAATAGCCACAAGTTTTTAGAAGCTACTGAGTTCTTATTGGCTTTGGGTTCTTACTGGCTCTGTCTAGATTAAAAGTAGAAAATACATCACTGAAAACCCAAGTTTTTCTCTCTGGGTTTGAAGAgcaaggcaggaaggaagaaaggaggaatctCTCCCTGCAAGGCACCTGTTGAAGAAAAATTGACATTCACATTTGGTATTGTGAGATCAAAGGGAAAGTCAGAAATGATTATAATTCATCCTTCTTCCCCAGGATGAGTTTCCCCACAAGCTCATGGATCTTGGGCCGAATCTCCTCCACCGGCACAGTTGAGTCCCAGGCTCCCACCACTTTTCCATTCGGGGCTACTAGGTACTTCCAGAAATTCCAAGTTGGCTCTTCCCCAGAGGATTCTGGATAAAAGAGTGAAAAGTGAAAAGTGCATAAGCTCAGGTAAGTCTTCATTTCCCATGATGGAGTGGGGACAAGATTTCTATGTTCCACAGATAGGGCTTTCTACTCTCTTACTTCACTTACTTCCCATCTCCTCTATGCCTTAAATTTCAACATTAGCATTCATCCCTCTAGCTCCAAACCTGTGAGAAAAACACTCCAAGTCCTGATAGGAAAAACACTGTTAACCATTCTGTTCTCAGTCACTGACCCCTCAGTGTGAGTGTCTTTCTGATCTTTTTCTGCAAGCATGCCTTGATAGTGAAGGTGACTGACTATGTGCAAAGGGATGTTTTAGAGAAGATTCCAGGTCATATACCAGTTGGACTAAGTGATTTCTGATGTCTCTTCCAGTTGTGTGATTTggattttcccctttatttttggCTGGTGAGAGAGAAGTGGAAAGAATGTCGCAGACTCTCATTTCTGAGATGTTTATGGTTTACAATGTGTTTTCCTCACTACAAACCTTTGAGGTGGGTAGTTCAAGTATTATTACCATCAAAGAAGTGAAagaatttgtccagggtcacccagctagtatgtGACAGGccacagatttgaacctaggcctctTGATTCCAAGTTAAATATTCTTGGTTCTATACCACACTGGAAGGTTGTAGGTGTATGGGAATCAAGATGAAAGGAAGCCCCTAGAGCTTTAATGAATCTTACTTAAGCATTTACCACTATTGGGcagacactggggatacaaaggcaaaaaggaaaacaagcagTTCTTGCCTTCctgaagcttatattctactgaaggGATGCAGAAcctttacagataagtaaatacaattcaacttaacaagcatttgttagtTGTCTTAGAAAGTTGTCCAGTACACTGAGAGGCTGGAAGTGACTAAAGGGTCCAGAGTTACAGAGCCAGCGTGTGGCAGAAACCAGATGTAATAGATGTGTTCTAGCTACTTCTTGGACTGTTTTGAGTAAACCCTAAGGGACCAGAGAACCCTGGGACACAGTTTTCTGGGATGATTTCCTGGAGAGCCCTCCCTTTGGACTAGACTGGCCCCGAGTTCCCAAGGGGAGGCAGCTCACCAGTTAGATACTTGAAGGCAGCATTGGCCCCAGTACCACGGACAGCGATCTTGCTGAACATCGGGAAGGACACACCataggttttcctggcaaagttcTCAATCTCCTTGTTGGTGTCTGGCTCTTGGTGGCCAAACTGGTTGCAAGGAAAGGCCAACACATTGAAATGGTAAGGCCCCAACTCCCGCTGCAGCTGCTGCAGGGCTCGGTAGTGCTGGTCGGTGTAGCCACACTCACTGGCCACATTGACAACCAGTGACACCTAGGAAAGGaggataaatgcttgttgactgacccaaaaccagtcagatgaccaaacaaCACACAGGGGAAGAGCTATAGTTTCATATGAAGTAATAAACACAGACACAGGTTCAAGAGCAATGACAAACACCACTCTAAAGGGTCTTCTTGTCACCGAGTCTTCTCCTGGGCTTTAAGGGAGATAAATAGTTTCAATAAGATtcagtccctgccttcatggagccTACTGTCTTGTAGATTCATGACACAAATACATCTAAGTGTGAGACACAATGGTAAATGACATatactaaaaataaatgatagatactaatatatatggcatatatctatacacacatacatgaatatataatGGCTGGCACTTATATcaggctttaaggtttgcaaagtgctttataaatatgatctccttttatatattatctccttatacattatattcatatagtacATATAATAGATCTAGGCATATAtgggtatatttatatatatatatataatttatcatcTTTATACAAAGAACCCCTACCCCAATCTCTCTTTTGAATGCCAGAACTATTTAATAAGCTACCTATTGAACATTTCTAACCAGATGTCTTATAGATATCTTAatttcaacatttcttttttttttaaacccttaccttccatcttggagtcaatactatgtattggctccaaggcagaagatcggtaagggttatgcaatgggggttaagtgatttgcccagggtcatacagctgggaagtgtctgaggccacatttgaacctaggacctcctgtctctaggcctggctctcaatccactgagctacccagctgccccttcaacaTTTCTTAACCaggactttcctttcttcttgcctaTCAGCATCTGCTCTGCAAATGACAGGCTGGAGCCCTTGAAAGTGATTGGCccaagatgtgttggaaataggtcttaaactgttttttttttttttaaggtcttcctgactcagagaaTCACTCTATCTATTTGTACAGTGCTTCTTCTCATATCACCAGATATGTAGGGCTGGACTTGGGATTTCATTGGTGAAGGGAACCAAAATGAGGAAACTCCATCTCCCAGTACAGGTGGGCACATTCTTGGCAACTCATAGTCTTGGAGAGTGGCCTGGAGCGCTGAGAGCTGAAGTGATATGCCCAGGATGAATCAGAGGCTGGCCTGGAACCCAGGTTCTCCAGACTCTCTAAGGAGAGCCCTCTACCTATTACACCACCCTGCCTCTCACAgcttatatagatataaataccTATAAACAGAGAAACATATGTGAGAACATGACCACACATACACAATactctctcttctttaaggaccAACTGGATGACTACTTTTTAAGAGTCCAAGTTTGTATAATATGTAAGCATGTTCAtctatatgtcatatatatgatGCACATTGTTCAAACATGGTATGCACacccacacatatatacatacatagaccATTCACATACATAGACAACCCAATAGATTCTCAGACTAACCTAGAATCACAGTATGGCTAGCAGAGTTGGGAGGAACAACTGGAGTCCTCTAGCTCAACCTGGACCAACTCCACTTGGATCCTCCTTTGTTTCTACacttcttccattaaaaaaagaaagaaagaaattttcatTCTCAGGGACAGCCTTTAGATTCAGAAGGTCTTCTCTACTCTGTACCAGCTCTTCCAAGATGGAGAGGGGTTAGGGAGTCTGATCTCTGGGGCAGGGCCAAAATCTGACCTCTACCAAACCAAATGTTGTCTTGGTTGGTGCctttatatgcataaaatattatattacacataacatatattatgtatcaaacatattatatatacatatatttatgttttcataCTGGGCCTCGCTTTATTTATCTgtcaaaaagaataataatagcacacatTCAGGCACAGGCTGGGATTTAAATTGCTTCCCCTATCCTATGTCCTGTTTCCCGACTTTACCTTATAAGGAGGGAGGGTGACAATGCAGCAGGCCTGTGATCTTGTCCAACAGCTGCAGATTGCAACCTGTCTATAACTTAGTAGGTAAGGCTTAGGGTATGTTACTGGCTATTTGGATAATATTACCCAACTACATGACCATAAATGGCGAAGCTAGTGAAGAGCCTTGAGTCCATGCCATGTGAGGGTCACTCCATATGAGAAGCAGTGGACAGACCTAGGCATGTTTAGCCTGAATAAAAGGAGACCCATGGGGGATGGGAGAGCTCAGTTCAAGGCTCTGAAGATCTGTCACTGGAAAGAGGGATTAGCCTTGTCCAATTGGGCCtcagaaggcagaaccaggagtagcTGGAATGCACCAAGGGGCCAGGAAAAAACCCTTTTGAGAAATGGTATGGGCTGCCTCAGGAAGGAAGTCCTGGATTTCTCTCCTTCTTCAAGGATCAATTCAATGGCTACTTTTTAGGAGTTTGAATAGGTTGCAGTAGAGTTCTTCACTGTGGTGTTttagatccctttggcagtccaGTAAAGCCAATGGACCCAATTCAAGGAATTGTAGTTTTTTagtaattgaaagaaatgctaaatttcagaaagaagtcaataaaaataaagagatacaTTTTCCTTTCTAAGTTCCTGGATCTCCCTGAAATCTCTCCTTGTCTGTATGCTAGATTAAGAACCTCTGGACTAAGGGAATGCATTACCCAGGTCTCCTAACTTTATAATTCTATTATCTCTTAATAAATAATAGCATATTAATATAATAGTAGAACACTCTTTGGGCTTAACCAACCACTCATCAACATTAGGAACTTCTATTATGAGGAACTCTATTAGGGCCTGAGGATATAATAACAAGTGGGAGATAATCCTTGCCTTTTCTTCTCATGGCTTTCTGAGGCTGTCAGTAGCCAATTATGCCCATTTCACAGAGAAGAATAGTAAATCTCATAGTGGAGCTtagacttggccaaggtcaagTCAGGAAGGGGCTAGTTTAGGGTGGTTGGCCTCACAGGCTTACAGTCAGCCTCTATACAGTGCCTCTTGTGGGTTCTATCTGGTCTGGCAAGGTGTTTCCTGGCCTTACAGTGTGCCTCTGGGGAGCACCAAAGGGGTGAAGGCATCCCAGGCCAACATGGCAGTAGCTCTGTAatgtggaaagagcattgggtctgagtcagaagacctgggttcaaatactacctctgcCATTTTGAATATGATGTAAGGTAAACCATTCccagggtctcagttttctcctgtataaaatgggggggggggttgaactACATGACCTGTGAAATCCCTTCTATCTACAGGGTTTTATCATCCTAGCCTTTTGGAATAATCCCCTTTCTGCCCATCTGTAATATGAATAGGGGCTGGATCAAGTGGTCTCTGGGGTCTCTTCCACCAGTGTGACTCTAGTAGGGCTGAGCTATCCCTTctcttcttgggcctcagttttctcctatgtaaaatgaagggctgaaTTAGGTGACTTCTGGGGTCTCTTGCTGCTCTAGGCCTGAGATACTGCAGCTGCTGCCCCAGAGAGGGGCTCTCCAGGCCCACATTATTCCCATTTAGGGCCTGCCTGCCTGCTCATCTAGCTCAGACAGCAGATGTCAATGTAGCAGGGCTGCGTGCGCATCCGTCCTTGGCCTCGGCCTTGGCCGCAGAGTGACAGCAGCATCTGCACTGAgcccgccccccgccccccggAAGGCAGCTTCCCCGGAAGTGGCCGCCGCCTACCCGCAGCCACCGCCACCGTGGCAGCAGCTGCCACGCTGGCCCTGCAGACAGCGCATGCGCAAGAGCCCCTGCTTGCTGGCCTTGGCTCCCGCCCCAGTCACATGGCTGttgggaggctcaaatgaaaGAATGCTGCCAAAAATAACGCTTGGGGCCGGGAAGCgccagggggtggggggagtgctgttattaattattaataaaagagagccCCTGGGCTGCTGGGCCCCGCACTGACGTCAGGACGCCTGGAGCGCGCCACCTGCGGTTGGCCGCAGCTGCCAATCAGGGGGTTCTGACGGAGTGGACCAGCTGGGTCCGCCCCTGGAGGGGGGTCGGGGGTCTGCAGGCCCCCATCCAGTGGGGGGACTAGAGTGACTAGCTAATTTGATAAACTCATTCTCAATAAATCAGCAGAGGAGGATCTGCGGTGGGAACTGTGCGGACCCGTTTGCACAGCGGCGGCGGCAGACCCTACAGCTCTGCGGACCCCATCTCCCAGAGCCCGAGACCTCAGCCTGGCTGTTCAGGGAACCTTTGGGCAGCTGTTCTGGGGCCCTAGGCCGCTTATTCCTGCGCTAAGGGGTGAGAGAGGAATGATGCATTAGGGCGTGGCGGACCCTGCCGGCAGTCGAGTAGCAACAGCAGCTGCAGTTGCCGCAGTGCTCCCCCGCCCCCAGCCGTGCCCATGCCGCAGTGCCGCGGTGCCTTGTGGGAGTGGCTGAGGCTGGCTCCCCGCCCAGCCATCTCAGGCGAGGGGCTGGGGGGCGGGGGCGGCAGCGGCCTTGGCGCTGGGCCTTTGCAAACGTCTGGCTGGGCCGGGCTGGCCGGGAGGGCCCCAGCCAGCGCCTCCCCGCCGGGGCCTCCCCAGCCTACGCGCTTGGGGAGCCTGGCAGGCTGCCCAGCCGCCCTCCCTCCCATCCACGGGTGGAGACTGTCTTCCCGCCAGGGCGGGGCGGCCAGGCCAGGAGGCCCCAACAGCTGCGGCTTTCAGCTCTGAAGCCCTTTTCTGTGCTAGGGTCCATGGCGGGCCCCATTCCCAGCCCTCGCTGGTGGCCTCCCCAGCCTTTATGGGCCTGGCACCCTCTGATGGCGGCAGGGGCCCAGCCTGGGAGCTGGAAGGGTCTCTTGGTTCCAgggtttgggagggagggagggagctgcCTGCCTGGGGCCCTGGTCACTGTGGCAGGCAGGGCAGCAGGGGCCTCTGCTTTCAAGCAGGGGGCTGACTTAGCCTAGCCCAGAGGGGGATGGATTTCTAGGGAAAGAATGTCAGGCACCACATCATAGGATCAGAGGATTGAGGCCTGGCAGGGGCTGAAGAACAAAGGGCATTAGAACCAAGAAGATGGACTAGCACAGCTGGGAGGGAGCACCAAGCATAGAATGTCAAGGTTGGGAGGGGCTTCCAGACCCAGAGTGTTGGAGCCCCCAGGACCAtcaaaactggaagagaccttagcacAGGAAATGTGAGAACCTGAAACTTTGGAGCTAGTAGGGACTTTAGAACCCAGAAGGTCAAGGCTGCAATGGCCCTCATAGAGGGGCAATCAACAATGGTTAGAATGGGAAGAGAGATGAACACATTGGAccttcagagctgggagggaactcaGAAAATATATTATCAAAGTTGGAAAGGGTCTTAGAACATACATAGAATGTGAAGGTACAAGGAATATAGTGCCCAAACCAGAAGAAGCATTAGAACATAAAGTTAGAAAGGTCctcagaatatagaatattaaaatagaatgtcagaactgggtgGGTCCTTCCttagtcaagaagcatttattaaacattgtgATAAACACTGAAGCATCTAAGATACACCTTAGTCTGAAGACCATCAGTCTTGGTCCATAGAATGCCAAACATGAGAAGGACCTTGGATTCTGATTCAATGGTCAGATCAGGAAGCTAAAAATCAgtgagggaaaaagggagaactGCCCTTTATTATGTAAGTGAGCAGGGCCAGGAGTTGAGACCAGGTACTGTCCCTACCACATGCTGCCTATGTACATGGTGGTCCCGAAATAGATGTgtgttaaattaaatttaaaaccaaacccataggagagaattttttttctcattcaattcTTATAAGCCTAGTTATGTGTTCAATCTAGTGATAGAAACTAGGAGAAATGCAGAGTCAAATAAAACACTGTCCCTGATCTCAAAGAGTTTTAAGCTGACTCAGAAGACATGACATGTATATAAATGACCATAACTCAAAAGGAAAGCTGAAAAGTGTGCAATAAGGGCATCAAGTGCtatgatcaaatgagattctTTCCAGCTGGGGGCACCAGGAAAGGTTTCCTAGGAGGATGCAGAGCTAGAGAGTCAACATTTATGATGGATCTtaaataaatggagattttgagcctttggacttcatcccccagaagtcccttagtatttcccaaaattcccttttcctgtgtccccacatttttgcgtgattgtatttaagtggctgtaactccaccctctcacttttttttttaacctgcaactgggctgaattcaggcagtttttttgcctagttattattaataaaacttttaaaatataatagttattgaatattaatttaaagcCCACAAcccagaagaatggaaaaggaagattcTCTTCTTAGAAGCTGACATTCACTGGGTGCCTTGACATTGATCTTTCTTTGAGGTCCTTTTCCAAATCTTCTTAAAGACACAGAGCTAACATCCCAGTTCTCAATGGCTAGGATAGTAGAGTTGGAGGGGCTAATGATGGGCCATACTATATATCCTAGGATCCATTCTAGCTAAGGCAGAAAAACTCAGCCTATATCTGCCTCAGCCTCAGAAATAGTAGTCCCATGTGTCCTCATAGAGGGGCTCCATTGAAGAttagaattgctcattgactaaaTTACAGGCCTTTAAACCATGAAGTTGTTCTGCTGTCAAGCAGAATATTAATTCTGTGAATACAATGAAACCCAGATACTAGTGGCCATTggtttcccttaatttttattacatgactGGACCATTCCTCTTATGATCCTACCTCTTTCTGATGACATCCTTTATGCCAGTTCTACGCAACTTGGAACCTGTTGCATCCTGCTTATGTCCCCTATGGGCCTCTCTATTGCATTTTAGGTGACccacaattttaattctttggagaccaTGGTATTCTATGACTCACGCCATACAGCATCATGGAAGAATACTGATGTAAAAAAGGTGGGCTTTTAATTCAGGGGAAAGCTTGAGGTCATTAAAAGTATTGCACAATTTTCCAAAGTCAACCCAGCCTACTCTTCCTTTTGTACATTTCTGGTCCCAGTTCATTGTCCATCTGCAGTGTCTAAGATTTATATAGTGATGGATCATCTTGGTTAAATGGCAGATTATCCACCTAATCTCACATCTTATTTTAGACATCAGGTATTCttcatcttcttgactcctgtGTGGACAGTTAGGCTGAGGTCTTTTGTGTTAGTATGAATATTGTCAAGGAATTCAGCAATGTTTCAGAGCTAGATGTAGTCAgcataatgtcatctgcaaacaaGGACATCTGAGGGCCCAGCATCTATcctcttctgtttcattttttctatgaATCAGTCTATACAAATCTTCTCAGAATTCTTTGAATTCTCTGTAGTCAATTTTAAAAGCAGAGCATTCCACTTTTTGCGTGCCCTAATCTGCTCAATCATACCCTAGTTGGTGGATATTATGTTtccttaaatttgtttttctctatattGCTCCTTACCATTTGATTGGGCAATAATGTTTCTTCTATTATCCTCTTCTATAGGATTATACAAATATATCCTAAGTCATTGCTGCTCTTGACTGTCATATCATTTCCCTTGACAAGAAGATCAAGTATTTGCTGGTGGAGATGGTTTTTCTAGTATTGTTTGGTATCCTTGATGtggtgatttattttatatccttgagaaATTTTAATAATCTGTGTTAACTATGTTTCTTTTTATCCATTTCCCCTTTGGGGGCATCTACAACCTTATTTACCTAATAGATCAAGCTGGAACTGCCTCAATAATGTTATAtcttcttcctatttttattcttttaatttggtGTTAATTTTGATCTTTACACAGACAAATCTATGGATTGAACGTACCCAAGCAGCTGATTTGGAAAAGGATTTCATGTTGGTAACCAGTAATTTCCTATATGTAAGTATTTAATCACTTTCATTTTCcatgagaggcagtgtggtatggtGAATAACtaactaacaacaacaacaacaatagctatCTTTTATATTGCACCAACAATATACCAAGAACTAGCcagatgctttacaaatatgacctcatttgatctacacaaaaaccctgggaagtaggcacttcttttatccccattttacagatgagaaaactaagacaaacaaggattaagtggtttgtccaTAGTCATGTAGCTTGtagggcactggacttggagtaaaagaagacctgacttcaaatcccaccttgaacatttactagctatatgagactaagcaagtcacttaacatttctcatccttactttcctcatgtaaaatgaagatgttggattGGATGGCCTCTAatgtccattccagctctaaatctatgattcaattTAGCTCTCATAATGTTCTACACTTTCCAACTCTCTTCTCAAGAAAATATTTGTTGGCCCCTCTCATTTCTTACTCCTGAAACAAGACTTAAAACATTTGCTTTCCTACTGTCCTCCTCCTCTATGCCTAATGTGGCCCTTGAACCCTCTAAATATTAAGGCAGGTGTTCATTTAATTTGAAGGGTCTTATTGTGCTCTCTGTAGAATTTAGCTCCTCCTCATTCTCTGTAACAGATGTTGGAATTTAAGCTGTAAATACCCTTATGGTGATCTTGTTGCAAATACTCATCATGAGCATTGCAAAGCAAGATGTATGTTGaaatgaaatgatgtttc
It includes:
- the GPX7 gene encoding glutathione peroxidase 7, translating into MLGRQAPCRPLPLGPLLLFLLASPATPGPKESDFYNFKVVNIRGNWVSLEKYRGSVSLVVNVASECGYTDQHYRALQQLQRELGPYHFNVLAFPCNQFGHQEPDTNKEIENFARKTYGVSFPMFSKIAVRGTGANAAFKYLTESSGEEPTWNFWKYLVAPNGKVVGAWDSTVPVEEIRPKIHELVGKLILGKKDEL